The following are from one region of the Platichthys flesus chromosome 2, fPlaFle2.1, whole genome shotgun sequence genome:
- the h6pd gene encoding GDH/6PGL endoplasmic bifunctional protein, whose protein sequence is MFVTVLLLLVTLCAVGGHGEEPKRAGHVSVVIVGATGDLAKKYLWNGFFQLYVKQVSSGNTFSFYGGGQSPADKANPLLFEILKSVSCSKGVSEERCALLKEQFLRLAQYRQLRTLEHYRDLAKHIEKRLQEEGITEAGRLFYLSVPAFAYADIADKINNSCRPTSGAWLRVVLEKPFGHDSTSAQVLASQLGASLREEEMYRIDHYLGKQVIAKILPFRIQNKKFLDPIWNKHHIERVEIVMKETLDVKGRIPFYDQYGVIRDVIQNHLTEVMMLLTMRLPRNLTSSEEVVENKLRILSSLLPLGKNQAVIGQYRAYKSEVQQELNKTKHHISVTPTFAAVLAHIDETQYEGVPVLLISGKMLDERVSYARILFKNDIFCVQNHDSVHCKPKQIVFHLGHGSLQYPAILVSKNLFKPALMEGEWKEVTEHRDASVLGLPVSDYYVQTPTEQREAYEELIAHIFAGQKNSFISVENLLASWDLWTPLLTSLASSFPRIYPGGADNEDLLDFCLTGKDIRYKSEVVIISPDQMGGMAPNGFQVIQGKFRSSDMVSAWAEELVERLAADVQEAAEAAVRESGVFHLALSGGSSPIALFHRLVLHHFSFPWRDTHVWMVDERCVAQTELESNFYTMYNLLLQHVRIPYFNIHPMPVQLNHRLCVEEDGGAQLYEKDINNLVNGSSFHFVLLGAGYDGHTASLFPGTKVEEYGESLVVLTESPVKPHQRMSLTFSAINRARTVAMLVMGKGKHELVTQLSRVKDNPEKWPVTGVKPANGRLVWYIDYDALLGQ, encoded by the exons ATGTTTGTGACTGTGCTCCTGCTCCTGGTCACTCTGTGTGCCGTGGGAGGACATGGTGAGGAGCCAAAGAGAGCCGGCCATGTCTCGGTGGTGATAGTGGGAGCCACCGGTGACCTGGCAAAGAAGTACCTGTGGAACGGCTTCTTCCAGCTCTATGTAAAGCAGGTCAGTAGTGGTAACACCTTCTCCTTCTACGGCGGAGGACAGTCCCCTGCCGACAAAGCCAATCCACTCCTCTTCGAGATCCTGAAGTCGGTGTCGTGCTCAAAGGGCGTGTCCGAGGAGCGCTGCGCTCTTCTGAAGGAGCAGTTCCTTCGACTCGCACAGTATCGGCAGCTGAGAACCCTTGAGCACTACCGGGATCTGGCCAAGCACATTGAGAAACGGCTTCAGGAGGAGGGAATCACAGAGGCAGGGAGGCTCTTCTACCTCTCAGTGCCAGCTTTTGCATACGCAGACATCGCAGATAAAATCAATAACAGCTGCAGACCGACCAGCGGGGCATGGCTGAGGGTGGTGCTAGAGAAACCTTTCGGACACGACTCTACGAGCGCTCAGGTGCTGGCGTCTCAGCTCGGGGCTTCCTTGAGGGAAGAGGAGATGTACAGAATCGACCATTACCTGGGGAAGCAG GTGATTGCGAAGATACTTCCATTCAGAATACAGAACAAGAAGTTTCTGGATCCCATCTGGAACAAGCACCACATTGAGAGAGTGGAGATTGTGATGAAAGAGACCCTGGACGTTAAAG GTCGTATTCCCTTCTACGACCAGTATGGTGTGATCAGGGACGTGATACAGAACCACCTGACCGAGGTCATGATGCTGTTGACCATGAGGCTTCCCCGAAATCTGACCTCCAGTGAGGAAGTCGTTGAAAACAAGCTGCGGATCCTCAGTTCACTGCTGCCCTTAGGAAAGAATCAGGCTGTGATTGGCCAATACCGAGCGTACAAGTCAGAGGTTCAGCAGGAGctgaataaaaccaaacatcacATCAGCGTCACGCCAACGTTTGCAG CTGTGTTGGCCCACATCGATGAGACCCAGTATGAGGGTGTTCCCGTGCTTTTAATCTCAGGGAAGATGTTGGATGAGCGGGTGAGTTACGCCCGTATCCTTTTCAAGAACGACATCTTTTGCGTTCAGAACCACGACAGCGTTCACTGCAAACCCAAACAGATCGTTTTCCACCTGGGTCATGGCAGCCTCCAGTATCCGGCCATTCTTGTGAGCAAGAATTTATTCAAGCCGGCTTTAATGGAGGGTGAGTGGAAGGAAGTGACTGAGCACAGAGACGCCAGTGTTTTAGGTTTGCCCGTTTCAGACTACTACGTGCAAACACcaacagagcagagggaagCGTATGAAGAGCTGATCGCTCACATCTTTGCTGGGCAGAAGAACAGTTTCATTAGTGTTGAAAACCTGCTGGCATCGTGGGACCTGTGGACACCACTGCTCACTAGCTTAGCCAGCTCTTTCCCCCGCATCTACCCTGGCGGTGCAGACAATGAGGACCTGTTGGACTTCTGTCTGACAGGGAAGGACATTCGCTACAAAAGCGAGGTGGTGATAATCAGCCCAGATCAGATGGGTGGCATGGCACCAAACGGTTTCCAAGTCATTCAAGGCAAATTTCGGAGTTCCGACATGGTGTCCGCCTGGGccgaggagctggtggagcggCTGGCTGCAGACGTGCAGGAGGCGGCAGAGGCAGCGGTGCGTGAGAGCGGCGTTTTCCATCTCGCCCTCTCTGGCGGGTCCTCACCCATCGCTCTGTTCCACCGGCTGGTCCTGCACCACTTCTCCTTCCCCTGGAGGGACACCCACGTGTGGATGGTGGATGAGCGCTGCGTGGCGCAGACTGAGCTGGAGTCCAACTTCTACACAATGtacaacctcctgctgcagcacgTTAGGATACCGTACTTCAACATCCACCCCATGCCAGTGCAGCTCAACCACCgtctgtgtgtggaggaggacggaggagcaCAGCTGTACGAGAAGGACATCAACAATCTGGTGAACGGCTCCAGCTTCCACTTCGTGCTGTTGGGAGCCGGCTACGACGGCCACACTGCTTCTCTGTTCCCTGGAACTAAAGTGGAGGAGTACGGGGAGAGTCTGGTGGTCCTCACCGAGAGCCCTGTCAAACCTCACCAGCGGATGAGCCTCACGTTCAGCGCCATTAACCGGGCACGCACAGTTGCTATGTTAGTGATGGGTAAAGGCAAACATGAGCTGGTCACCCAGCTGAGCCGAGTGAAGGACAACCCAGAAAAATGGCCGGTCACGGGGGTGAAGCCTGCTAATGGCCGACTGGTGTGGTACATAGACTATGATGCACTTTTAGGCCAGTGA
- the LOC133968073 gene encoding uncharacterized protein LOC133968073 → MFLYMLVFMAYHGSRWIPRSKRLRFQILNAGFTAIVLAPQLYVLARPKSSRYCRQPLLNNLSASVALSFIASGFSVVFTLLDPVPQSLWASYHVFGLVSCGQGLCTIILTLTATACAKTTPELYYMSLVLTVASIFSTGFFTVRGGRWLSDRQPVTDPVTNTGRSSAPAVPR, encoded by the exons ATGTTCCTCTACATGCTAGTCTTCATGGCTTATCATGGCAGCAGATGGATACCAAGGAGTAAGAGGTTAAGATT TCAAATACTGAATGCAGGGTTCACAGCTATTGTTCTGGCTCCTCAGCTCTACGTCTTGGCAAG GCCCAAATCCTCCCGATACTGCAGGCAGCCTCTTCTGAACAACCTGTCGGCCTCCGTCGCCTTGTCCTTCATAGCTTCAG GTTTTTCAGTGGTCTTCACGTTGTTGGACCCAGTTCCTCAGAGCTTGTGGGCGTCCTATCATGTGTTTGGGCTGGTGTCATGTGGACAAGGACTGTGCACTATCATCCTGACTCTGACAGCCACAGCATGT GCCAAGACGACCCCAGAGCTGTACTACATGTCTCTCGTTCTGACGGTTGCCTCCATTTTCAGCACAG GTTTTTTCACGGTGAGAGGAGGACGCTGGCTGAGTGACAGGCAGCCCGTGACGGACCCGGTCACAAACACTGGGCGGTCATCCGCTCCAGCTGTCCCACGATGA
- the rbp7b gene encoding retinoid-binding protein 7 gives MPADYSGTWDLVSNVNFEGYMVSLGIDFATRKIASMLKPQKVIKQDGDCFIIRTFTSFRNYETSFRVGEEFQEVTTGMDNRTCQTVVTWDNEKLVCVQKGKKKNRGWKHWIEGDELHLEMTCEDQVCKQIYKRAS, from the exons ATGCCTGCCGACTACAGCGGGACATGGGACCTCGTCAGTAACGTTAACTTTGAGGGATACATGGTCTCACTTG GCATTGATTTTGCAACTCGCAAAATTGCCTCGATGTTGAAGCCCCAGAAGGTGATTAAGCAAGATGGAGATTGTTTCATAATCAGGACGTTCACTTCTTTTAGAAATTATGAGACCTCGTTCAGAGTTGGAGAGGAGTTCCAAGAGGTGACCACAGGAATGGACAACCGGACGTGTCAG ACTGTGGTGACCTGGGACAATGAAAAGCTGGTGTGTGttcagaaaggaaaaaagaagaacCGAGGGTGGAAACACTGGATTGAGGGGGACGAGCTTCACTTG GAAATGACCTGCGAGGACCAAGTCTGCAAGCAAATTTATAAAAGGGCTTCTTGA
- the cenps gene encoding centromere protein S, whose amino-acid sequence MSADKEETRQRLKAAVHYTVGQLCQKMGEVHRREFSRQVIAAITETTFRQCDVFATDLEAFARHAKRSTVTTEDVKLIARRSTALSNYIQNKSEELNQQRELKKKNTGKRKSRDTEEESRE is encoded by the exons ATGTCCGCGGATAAAGAAGAGACTCGTCAG AGGTTGAAGGCGGCGGTGCACTACACTGTGGGTCAGCTGTGTCAGAAGATGGGAGAGGTCCACCGCAGAGAGTTCAGTCGACAAGTCATAGCAGCGATAACTGAGACCACGTTCAGACAATGTG ATGTATTTGCTACGGACCTGGAGGCCTTCGCAAG GCACGCTAAAAGAAGCACAGTGACTACAGAGGATGTAAAGCTCATAGCCCGACGCAGTACTGCACTG TCAAActacatacaaaataaaagtgaagaactgaaccagcagagggaattaaaaaagaagaatactgggaagaggaagagcagagacactgaggaggaaagCAGAGAATAA
- the tardbpb gene encoding TAR DNA-binding protein 43 isoform X1 yields MAEVYIRVAEEENEEPMEIPSEDDGTVLLSTVAAQFPGACGLRFRSPVSQCMRGVRLVEGILHAPENGWGNVVYVVNYPKDNKRKMEEIDASSAVKMKRGDMKTSDLIVLGLPWKTSEQDLKDYFSTFGEVIMVQVKRDAKTGNSKGFGFVRFTEYECQEKVISQRHMIDGRWCDCKLPNSKVDLGPDEPLRCRKVFVGRCTEDMTTDDLRQFFMQYGEVTDVFIPKPFRAFAFVTFADDQVAQSLCGEDLIIKGVSVHISNAEPKHGNRQFDRTTRFGNGFGAQAFGSSRSGLGSSTNSSLANFGSFSLNPAMMAAAQAALQSSWGMMGMLASQQQTSTSGSTSGSGTSSSRDQSQSFGTGGNSNYGTSSASLGWGTGSNSTTSGSGFSSGFGSSMESKSSGWGM; encoded by the exons ATGGCCGAAGTATACATTCGagtggcggaggaggagaatgaagagCCCATGGAGATCCCGTCCGAGGATGACGGTACCGTCCTGCTTTCCACCGTGGCCGCTCAGTTCCCCGGGGCGTGCGGCCTGCGGTTCAGGAGCCCCGTGTCCCAGTGCATGCGGGGGGTTCGCCTGGTGGAAGGGATCCTGCACGCACCGGAGAACGGATGGGGCAACGTCGTGTATGTGGTCAACTATCCAAAAG acaacaaaaggaaaatggaGGAAATAGATGCCTCCTCTGCTGTGAAAATGAAGCGAGGTGATATGAAGACGTCTGACCTGATTGTACTGGGTTTACCTTGGAAGACATCCGAGCAGGACCTGAAGGACTACTTCAGTACATTTGGAGAAGTCATCATGGTTCAG GTAAAACGAGATGCCAAGACAGGAAACTCTAAAGGATTCGGCTTTGTGAGGTTCACAGAGTACGAGTGTCAAGAAAAGGTGATATCCCAGCGCCATATGATTGACGGCAGATGGTGCGACTGCAAGCTCCCTAACTCCAAGGTAGATCTG GGTCCGGATGAGCCACTGAGGTGTCGCAAGGTTTTTGTAGGCCGTTGCACAGAGGACATGACCACAGACGACCTGCGGCAGTTCTTTATGCAGTACGGAGAAGTGACAGATGTCTTCATTCCCAAGCCATTCCGTGCTTTTGCTTTTGTGACGTTTGCAGATGATCAG GTTGCCCAGTCTCTCTGTGGAGAGGATCTAATTATTAAAGGTGTCAGTGTTCACATCTCCAACGCTGAGCCCAAACACGGCAATAGGCAGTTTGACCGCACAACACGGTTTGGTAATGGTTTCGGAGCACAAGCATTTGGAAGCAGCCGTAGTGGGTTAGGGAGCAGCACTAACAGTAGTCTGGCTAATTTTGGTTCTTTCAGCCTGAACCCAGCCATGATGGCGGCCGCTCAGGCTGCTCTGCAGAGTAGTTGGGGGATGATGGGTATGCTAGCTAGCCAGCAGCAGACGTCCACCTCAGGCAGCACCTCAGGCAGTGGAACCAGCTCTAGCAGGGACCAGAGTCAGTCTTTCGGTACAGGAGGCAACAGCAACTATGGCACCAGCTCGGCCAGTCTTGGGTGGGGAACAGGGTCAAACTCGACAACCAGTGGTAGTGGCTTTAGCTCAGGTTTTGGGTCCAGTATGGAGTCAAAGTCATCTGGGTGGGGGATGTAA
- the tardbpb gene encoding TAR DNA-binding protein 43 isoform X2 — MAEVYIRVAEEENEEPMEIPSEDDGTVLLSTVAAQFPGACGLRFRSPVSQCMRGVRLVEGILHAPENGWGNVVYVVNYPKDNKRKMEEIDASSAVKMKRGDMKTSDLIVLGLPWKTSEQDLKDYFSTFGEVIMVQVKRDAKTGNSKGFGFVRFTEYECQEKVISQRHMIDGRWCDCKLPNSKGPDEPLRCRKVFVGRCTEDMTTDDLRQFFMQYGEVTDVFIPKPFRAFAFVTFADDQVAQSLCGEDLIIKGVSVHISNAEPKHGNRQFDRTTRFGNGFGAQAFGSSRSGLGSSTNSSLANFGSFSLNPAMMAAAQAALQSSWGMMGMLASQQQTSTSGSTSGSGTSSSRDQSQSFGTGGNSNYGTSSASLGWGTGSNSTTSGSGFSSGFGSSMESKSSGWGM, encoded by the exons ATGGCCGAAGTATACATTCGagtggcggaggaggagaatgaagagCCCATGGAGATCCCGTCCGAGGATGACGGTACCGTCCTGCTTTCCACCGTGGCCGCTCAGTTCCCCGGGGCGTGCGGCCTGCGGTTCAGGAGCCCCGTGTCCCAGTGCATGCGGGGGGTTCGCCTGGTGGAAGGGATCCTGCACGCACCGGAGAACGGATGGGGCAACGTCGTGTATGTGGTCAACTATCCAAAAG acaacaaaaggaaaatggaGGAAATAGATGCCTCCTCTGCTGTGAAAATGAAGCGAGGTGATATGAAGACGTCTGACCTGATTGTACTGGGTTTACCTTGGAAGACATCCGAGCAGGACCTGAAGGACTACTTCAGTACATTTGGAGAAGTCATCATGGTTCAG GTAAAACGAGATGCCAAGACAGGAAACTCTAAAGGATTCGGCTTTGTGAGGTTCACAGAGTACGAGTGTCAAGAAAAGGTGATATCCCAGCGCCATATGATTGACGGCAGATGGTGCGACTGCAAGCTCCCTAACTCCAAG GGTCCGGATGAGCCACTGAGGTGTCGCAAGGTTTTTGTAGGCCGTTGCACAGAGGACATGACCACAGACGACCTGCGGCAGTTCTTTATGCAGTACGGAGAAGTGACAGATGTCTTCATTCCCAAGCCATTCCGTGCTTTTGCTTTTGTGACGTTTGCAGATGATCAG GTTGCCCAGTCTCTCTGTGGAGAGGATCTAATTATTAAAGGTGTCAGTGTTCACATCTCCAACGCTGAGCCCAAACACGGCAATAGGCAGTTTGACCGCACAACACGGTTTGGTAATGGTTTCGGAGCACAAGCATTTGGAAGCAGCCGTAGTGGGTTAGGGAGCAGCACTAACAGTAGTCTGGCTAATTTTGGTTCTTTCAGCCTGAACCCAGCCATGATGGCGGCCGCTCAGGCTGCTCTGCAGAGTAGTTGGGGGATGATGGGTATGCTAGCTAGCCAGCAGCAGACGTCCACCTCAGGCAGCACCTCAGGCAGTGGAACCAGCTCTAGCAGGGACCAGAGTCAGTCTTTCGGTACAGGAGGCAACAGCAACTATGGCACCAGCTCGGCCAGTCTTGGGTGGGGAACAGGGTCAAACTCGACAACCAGTGGTAGTGGCTTTAGCTCAGGTTTTGGGTCCAGTATGGAGTCAAAGTCATCTGGGTGGGGGATGTAA
- the gnb1b gene encoding guanine nucleotide binding protein (G protein), beta polypeptide 1b produces MSELDQLRQEAEQLKNQIRDARKACADATLSQITASIDPVGRIQMRTRRTLRGHLAKIYAMHWGTDSRLLVSASQDGKLIIWDSYTTNKVHAIPLRSSWVMTCAYAPSGNYVACGGLDNICSIYNLKTREGNVRVSRELAGHTGYLSCCRFLDDNQIVTSSGDTTCALWDIETGQQTTTFAGHTGDVMSLSLAPDSRLFVSGACDASAKLWDVREGMCRQTFTGHESDINAICFFPNGNAFATGSDDATCRLFDLRADQELMIYSHDNIICGITSVAFSKSGRLLLAGYDDFNCNVWDTLKADRAGVLAGHDNRVSCLGVTDDGMAVATGSWDSFLKIWN; encoded by the exons ATGAGTGAACTGGACCAGTTACGCcaagaggcagagcagctcaAAAATCAGATCAGA gaTGCCAGGAAAGCATGTGCAGATGCTACACTATCACAG ATCACAGCTAGCATTGACCCCGTTGGCCGAATCCAGATGCGTACAAGACGAACGCTCCGGGGTCATTTGGCTAAAATCTATGCCATGCATTGGGGAACAGACTCCAG GCTCTTGGTCAGTGCCTCTCAAGATGGCAAACTTATTATTTGGGACAGCTATACCACAAATAAG GTTCATGCCATTCCACTTCGATCTTCCTGGGTCATGACCTGCGCATATGCACCATCAGGAAATTATGTGGCCTGTGGTGGCTTAGACAACATCTGCTCGATTTACAACCTGAAAACACGTGAGGGGAATGTACGTGTGAGCCGTGAGCTCGCTGGACATACAg GATACCTGTCCTGTTGTCGCTTCCTTGATGACAACCAGATTGTTACAAGCTCTGGAGATACCACTTG TGCACTTTGGGACATTGAGACTGGCCAGCAGACAACCACTTTTGCTGGACATACAGGTGATGTCATGAGCCTGTCATTGGCCCCTGACTCGCGGTTATTCGTCTCTGGTGCTTGTGATGCCTCTGCTAAACTCTGGGATGTCCGAGAGGGCATGTGCAGACAGACATTCACTGGCCACGAGTCTGACATCAATGCCATCTGT TTCTTCCCTAATGGCAATGCCTTTGCCACGGGCTCGGATGATGCCACCTGCAGGCTGTTCGATCTGCGTGCGGATCAGGAATTAATGATCTACTCCCATGACAACATCATATGTGGCATCACCTCTGTTGCATTCTCAAAGAGTGGCCGTCTTCTTCTGGCTGGATATGATGACTTCAACTGTAATGTGTGGGACACACTAAAAGCAGACCGTGCTG GTGTTTTGGCTGGACACGACAACCGTGTTAGCTGTCTGGGAGTTACTGATGATGGCATGGCCGTTGCAACGGGATCCTGGGACAGTTTTCTGAAGATCTGGAATTGA
- the LOC133961735 gene encoding LOW QUALITY PROTEIN: calglandulin-like (The sequence of the model RefSeq protein was modified relative to this genomic sequence to represent the inferred CDS: inserted 1 base in 1 codon), whose product MARRKLIAGPFNRTCDGEVTENRTSSKLFDEEGNGDVKTKDLERLMSKGIFNCDSFLGLMALYHQRTKNQDAELRAPFKVFDKYAKGYIDWSTLKYVLANAWEXLNEFEAEQMMKEADKDGDGANDYEEFVAMMTGDLFKITVSSLQQFSV is encoded by the exons ATGGCTCGCAGGAAGCTAATCGCAGGTCCCTTCAATAGGACATGTGACGGTGAGGTCACAGAAAACAG AACATCTTCCAAATTGTTCGATGAGGAGGGAAACGGAGACGTGAAGACGAAAGACCTGGAGAGACTGATga GTAAAGGGATTTTTAACTGTGACAGCTTCTTGGGTCTGATGGCACTTTACCACCAAAGAACCAAGAACCAGGATGCTGAACTCAGAGCTCCTTTTAAAGTTTTTGATAAATATGCTAAGGGCTATATTGACTGGAGCACACTCAA GTATGTACTGGCGAACGCATGGG CACTTAATGAGTTCGAAGCAGAGCAGATGATGAAGGAAGCTGATAAAGATGGAGATGGAGCCAATGATTATGAAG AATTTGTGGCCATGATGACCGGGGACCTGTTTAAAATAACTGTCTCTTCTCTGCAGCAGTTTTCTGTTTAG
- the si:ch211-161c3.5 gene encoding uncharacterized protein C3orf18 homolog isoform X2 yields the protein MALTAAKTTTSFFSTSAKTTTIPFLSVGTSARDNITSRTTLMTVTITTNETSFNATTFPEVVIEGSGMGMVLVPFGIITVIGLAVAILLYIRKRKRLEKLRHQLMPMYNFDPAEEQDDLLEQELLDHGREGSLTGPNAKF from the exons ATGGCTTTAACCGCAGCTAAAACAACTACAAGCTTTTTCTCCACATCTGCCAAGACCACCACAATCCCATTCCTCTCCGTGGGCACGAGCGCCAGAGACAATATCACCTCCAGGACTACGTTAATGACTGTTACCATAACGACAAACGAGACCAGCTTCAATGCCACCACGTTTCCGGAGGTGGTGATCGAGGGCTCGGGAATGGGAATGGTTCTTGTTCCCTTCGGCATCATCACTGTTATTGGCTTAGCAGTGGCAATA TTGCTGTATATCCGGAAAAGGAAGCG GCTGGAGAAGCTGAGGCACCAGCTCATGCCCATGTACAACTTTGACCCAGCTGAAGAGCAAGATGATCTGCTGGAACAAGAGCTACTGGACCACGGGCGGGAAGGCAGCCTCACAGGTCCCAACGCCAAG ttttGA